AAAAAAATGCCACACTTCAATACAATCCCACTTTTTCTTCATTCTTCTAAAAAAAACATATTTATAGATTCCTGATTCCCCTTCTCCTATAATACAAAGGAATGGCATTATTACAAAGGAGGAAAGCAACCATGTATACATTTTTTGATCGAGAAACTAGAACCAAACTGTCTATACTGCGCACTTTATACATCAACGAACATTGGTGTTCCACGGAAAATCTGATGGATTGGACAGAGTTAGATCGAAGAACCATCTTGAAATATTTAAAAATGCTACAAGAAAAGGCTCAAGAAAATAATCATAAAACATTGCTTGAATCAAAAAAAGGAGCTGGACATAGATTTGTTGGAACAAAGGTGGACTATCAAATACTAACCTTACAGCTGATTACTTCCTCTGTCCCATTTTCCTTTATTTCTGACTTGTATTTTTTAGAAGGTGTTGATGTCACTGAATTTTGTGAAAAGCACTTTGTCAGTGAGACAGTGATCAAAAAAGTAATCAATGATATAAACTCATTTTTTTCACCTTATCATATTCATTTATTGACTATAAAAAATATCGTTACAATTGAAGGGGAGGAAATTCCTATTCGCTATTTTGGGTATATCTTTTTTTGGGGGTTATTCAAAGGAATCACCTGGCCATTTGACTCATTTATTTCTGAAAAAAAGGTGTTCCATTTCCTAAAAGAGCAATTTCCAGACTGGAGACAAACCAAAAAAATTTCACGTGCCCAATTTGCTTTCATGCTTGCCATCAACATTGCTCGCATTAAAAATGGACATGCTTTATCTTATGAACAATTACCACCTTTTACAAAAGAATTGAATCAGTCCGTCTTTTTTTCTGCAAATGATCAAGAGGAATTCACCACGTCCCACTACAAATTCAATACTCTTTTTGCAATGCCTGAAGCTGAAGTCGATTACTTCCTACTATTAGCTCAAACACGTGTCCAAATGTATCTATTTAACGATTTCCTTAGTAACGCACTTGCTTTTCATAAAAAAAATCAGACGTTAACATTTGAAATCTATAATTTGATCCATGAGGAATTTTCAATAGCAGCAAATGTAACGGATAAAGAAACCTTCGATATTATCACTAGCCTGATTCTCTCAACCTGTTTAGCGGTCATTCTTTTTCCTAATTTTGATACCACGATCACTAGTTACAATTATGACAATTACTTATATCAAACCTATCCTTTTTTGAAGGAAGAAATGGAAAAAAAATTACGTAAAATCAGTGAATCTGTTCATTTACCGTTCCTTACTAACCAATCTTTATTGATTCCCAGACTCTGTGAATTGTATTGTTTGATTGGGCATCCTACTGATTTTAATCCAGAAATAAGGATCAAAATGGAAACAGATCTTCCTATTGTTATGGAAAAAATACTTTCAAATCAATTATATTCTACCTTGTCGCCTTTTTTCAGGATTTCATTTTTATCCTCGATAGCACCAACCGAAAAAGTCACACCTGATCTTATCATCGCTTCGACAAAAATTCACGGTATCGAAAAATCAGATATTTTTGTTAGCTATATCAATCCTTCTTTCGGTACAAAGGACATTAAAACGATCGTAGATAAAGTCAATTTGATCAATACATTAAAAATAGAACAAGAACAACACGCCAAACAGTCATCCTAAACAATCCACTAAGAGCTTAAGCGAGTATAAAACGATTCCTCTTAAGCTCTTCTCTTGATCGATAACTCCTAAACTAAAAAACTGCACTCTTGCCTGTATCCGTTCACAAGCATACATCTCTCATCCGTAGAAAACTTGGGCAGACCTGACCTTACAGGAGAATAAAGCAACCAATCTTCGTATCGCAGCACATAAGGTATCTAACCTTTTAATCAGACCAAATGGGCAGATTTTCAGAAAATGCATCGACAAACGAACTGGAAATGTCTTGAAAAAAGGCTGTTTAAGATTAATCATGCTCGTGTGATGTACGACACATCCGATTTGACTATATATAATAGAAAATAATTGAAGAAAGTGTAGTACAACTCTAAAAAGAGCAGATGCCTAAAATGGCTTCCGCTCTTTTTCTTTGGTTCGTTATTTAAGTACTGCTACTTTTTTCCATTTTCTGATTTTGGTTCGAAAGTTAGTAAATGGAGCTACGGTATTGATATGTACCCATTTATAGATCGGCCACATCGCTTTTGTTGTTGCCCAACTTCTCTGCCCCGGTTCAAATAATTCTTCGTTCGAGAGTGTTTCTAACCAAGCGCACAGTTCATCTACACTTTTTTTTAGTAATTGTCTTTGTTCAACCAATGTATAGCTCCCATAGGTTTCATAAAATGATTGATATAGACCCCCTAAGTTATTCCACTTATAACCAGGTGCAGGTGTCTCAACATGTTTCCCAGCCTGCTCTTCTTTTTCCCAATGTAAGACTAAATTCACCCACCCTAGCTGATAGGATAAATTTTCTGATGGGGTCTTATCCACTTCATCCATTCGCTCGTCTTTACGTGCTTCAGGAATCTCCGAAAATTCCTCGTCAAATTTTTCATATCTTTTTCTGATCTCGCCAATCAGCTCTTCTTTTGTTTCGTATGTACGCATTTCTGTTCCTCCCAGTATTCAAAATAAAGTACCTTGTATTGCTTGATAAGGCATCTGGTAATTCTCAATGATTTTATCCATCCGATATTCTATCCCAATTTCTCTGCAAAGCTTCTGAAATTTCATTTTTATTTCAGTCTGATTTTGAATTTCACAAAAATAACGATGCCCATACGTTTGCTTGTAAAGAGATACGAGTTCAGGGAAATAACGTTTTAAAAAAAGAAAATAGTGTTCTTTTTGTCGATCCCTCAATGTCATGCCCCAAAGAGGATAGATATATTTAGCACCTGCATCTGCTGCCATCATTATGATCGTTTCGATCGTTGCCCAATCATCTGTTAGATAAGGTAAAACCGGCATAAGTAATATGCCCGTATAAATTCCATCAGCAGCTAACTGGCGAATCGCTTCAAAACGTTGTGATGGTGTACTGACGCTTCGCTCGATTTTTCTTGCAAGCCCATCATCCGCTGTGCTCATAGATAAGCTGACATTCACAGGAGAATGAGTAGCTATTCGGGCTAAAAGCTGGCTATCTCTCGTAACCAAATCACTTTTTGTCGCAACAGATACCCCATACCCGAAATGATCAAATAATTCTAAAGCCTGTAACGTCAATCGCTCTTTTCTTTCAAAAAAATTATATGGATCTGACATCGAGCCTGTCCCAACGACTCCTTTAAGTCTTTTTTGAGTTAGCTCTCGACTTAACGTTTCAATGCCGTATTCCTTCCCGCGAACCTCATCAAATGACTCGATTTGATAACAGTCGCTCCTTGAGTCGCAATAGACACAGCCATGATGACAGCCTTTATAAAGGTTCATTGTATAATCTGTCCCAAACCATTCATCCGTTCGGCTTTTCATTAAAATCGTTTTTGCGGTGATCATTTTCATTTTTGCAATGCTGTTGAAGCATTTCCCACAGCGATTCACCTCCTTTGACTATCTTTACTTTATTTTAAACCTTAACATCATGTCAAAGTCAATCGGAATATAGTAAAATAGCACTATACTTTATGACAAATACAATCAATCAATAAAGGAGCCCTTATGTTCAAAATCAGTAAATTCTCCGAGTTAACGAACATCAGCCCACGAATGCTGCGACATTACGATAAATTAGACTTATTAAAACCTTCAATTATTGATGAGGAAAATGGCTACCGCTATTACACTGCTGATCAAATCAATTTAGCCAACCGCATTCTATCTCTAAAAAACATCGGTATTCCGCTAAAAAAAATCCCCTTTTTACTGGAAAATGAAGTCGCTCAAAACAGTTATTTATCAAAGCAGCGAACGATTTTAGAGACAGAACTAGCTGAAAAAAGATTACAATTAGCTTACTTGGATTTATTAACAGAAAAAAGAGCAGCTAGTGCTAATGATGCGGTCAACTTACCGATCGAAACCAAATTTATGCACAAAAAGCCTGTACTCTCTTATCGTCAAACTGTTACTTCCTATTATCAAGAAAATGAGCTCTGGGAAAAATTATTTTCAGCGATCCCAAAAGAAGATTTTGCTGAATTAGGTCCATCTATCGCTGTTTTTCATAATAAAGAAAATGAGCCCATCGATATTGAAGTCATGATCGGTCTTTCAGAAAAAGCCGCTGCCCGTTATCCAAACGTCACTTCTTTTGAACCTAATCTAGTTGCTTCTATTGTGACAAACGGCGCCTATTCAACAATGCCAACGATTCACGACGATATGGCTACTTGGCTGACATTAAATGAGTATGTACTAGCAGATCCCATCTTCAATATCTACCATTCCAGTCCTGCAACAGAAGAACGAGAAGAGCTTTTTATTACAGAAGTCTGTTATCCAATCAAAAAAGTGATCCATTACAGTAAATAAGTCTGTGCTTCAGACGATTCGCTGTTTTTGGATCACTTTTTTTCGGCAATCGATCATGTATAACATCGGCTGACTATAGACATACACGTAATCATATTGTCTTTTATTTCGCTTCCGATAGATATGTGTAGCCAACTGTTCAATACTTTGCTCATCATTGCCAAAAACAAAAATAAACAGATTATTCTCTTTATACACCGTGTAATTACCATTTTGGAGCTTCTTCACTTTATTATCATAGGCTTCAATCAAATTAAACAACGAATGCCAGTTTGCAATCGAAATGCCGACTTTTTTCTGATCATTTTCCGGCAAGGGCAGTTCCACATGTAAAATGCCTGTTCCGTATTTTTTCTTGATCATTTCCAAAATTTGCCGATCATCGTGAACACTGATGTCATCTAACCCCAATACGTTTAACACGCTTTCTTTCAGTGATTGTGTTACTTCTATACCGATATTATTTGTTGGATTTTGAATATCAGGCTTATCCAACAAATAAGCAGCTTGATATTTTTCTGGCTCTGCTTTTTGAAGAATATCTAACGCTTTACGCTCGTCAGGTCGCTCCATCGGTTCCATAAACTCACTCCTTGAGTTGACTTGATATAGCTACGATATACTAAACAAAAGGAGAACGCAACTTAGTAAACTTTGTACAAGTCATAAAGGAACTTCCCATAAAAGTATAAGTCATTTTTTCATTTCTTTTAGACAATTAAGAAAATAATGATACTAAAAAAAAATAACATATGGTACATTATAAATAAGAAAATAAAGCGCTTTAAAAACTAAAGGAGAGGTTTATCAAATGAAAATACGCTTAGAATATCCAGAACTAGAACGATTATCAAGTCAACTTCATTCCCAAGAAGAAGTGTTTACCCAATGTATAGCAGAGCTAAAGCGGTTGATTTATTCTGCCCCAGACTCATGGGAGGGGAAATCCGCAGATGTGTATATTGCTCAATTTAATGAATTGCAGCCTAGTTTCCACCAGACAAGACAAATTATTGAACTCTTGCAAGGCCAAATAAAAGAAACAATGGCTATTATGAAAGATCAGGACGACACTCTTGCTGGTAAATTGAATTTTTAACGGGGGCGTACTAGATGAATGAAGCTTATTATCAAACAAGGATCAATCAAGTACAGCAACAAATCTATGGCATTGAAGATGCTATTCGGGAAAAAGAGAAAGATTTAGACTACCTTTATCAGTTCAAAGAAGAACACCAGAAAAGCATCCGTTCTATTGAACAAAACTTCCAGCAGCGCTCCGATCGGTTAAATCGGACATCTATCAACGCAACAAAAGTCAAAATTTTTCAATCTTACAGCAAATCTATGACAGATTTATTACAGCAAAAACAACAATATCTACAGAAAAAAAATGATGAGCAATCAGAGATTTCTCGTGGAATAGACCGACTTTTAAATGAACTTGAAGAATTAAGAAGACAGAGATTTTCATATGAAGATCAACTATCGGATTTATATTACCGACTGCGCTTAGAAAGGATGAAAGTTAATGACAAGTAATAATTTAATTGTTTCAGATGCAGAATTTATTTTTGCAGAAAAAGCACTCATCGCTTATCTTCACACAATGTTAGAAGCTGGAACACAGTTTAACCAAATTATTGACAGTGTCTTAGCAAACGCATTACAAGATCCTGCAATATCGCCCCAGCTTCAAGGATTATCGGATAAAATGAATGAAGTAGTAGAAAAAATTTCACTGGTATCCGAAGCTTTGTCTGGAGAAAGCCAAACATTTATTTCAGAAATCGACGAAAAAGATCAATTTGTTTATTAAGGAGAATAGCTATGACAAAACTAGCATTAGACCCTGAAGAACTTAGCAATTTACGATCCAGCATGTTGGAAGTTGCAACTAAAATCCGTGAGGTATCATCCGGCGGTTATATCACAGAAGATTTATTCGTAGAGAGCCAAGGCGATGCTGCAAATACATTAAATCAATGTTTGAAAACTCTTGTGGAAAGCGCAGCCACAATGGAACAGATCACCACAGCCACCGCAGTTTTTTTTGGTGATATTATCGAAGGATTCACCATGACAGATATCGAAAACGCTGCTAAAATTAATCAAAATAGCGGTGGATAACTTATGGCATATATAAAACTATCTGCCTGTTCCTTTCATTAAAAATCATACGAATCTAGATAGACTTGCTTGATTTAACAACTGGCAATAATGATATCAGATAAACGAGGTGAGTATTTGAAAAAAAGACATATTTTACTAGGATTTCTAGTATTATTACTAGCAGGAGGATGCCAAAAAATGGAAAATAAAACAAAACAGGACATTCAAAATCAACTTACCAGAGAAGAGGTAAAACTCGAAATACTAACTCATTTAAAAACAAAGTATAACCGTTCATTTGAAAGTCAATCACTCCAATACAAGTCTTGGGCACAAAAAGGACATGAATCTATGTATGCTTATCCTGAAGGAGAAAATCCCAATAAAAATTTTGTCGTCTATCGTTATGATAACGGAAAAAAGTATGAAGATGGATATGTAGGCTTTATCATGGAACCTGTCTACCAGAAAAAAATAGAGCAATGTGTGTTGAGCTATTTCCCTCATGCAGTTGTTCGCTCCGGTTTTGATTCTCGCTATATTTATCCGGAAAGTTTTAAGCCAGATATGGATTTTACTACTTTTGATCGCTATAAAAACAAAAAAAATTCAATGGGTACAGGGATTTTCCTTGCAGCTAAAAACGAATCAGAAATTTCTCAGGAACTATTGAACTCTCTCGAAAAAGAATTGAAAGAAATTTATGCAATTGGTGGTTATTCTATAACAGGCTATTCAGAAAAAGAGTTCCAACAATATATTTTGAACGACCCTTTTGATTCTATTGAGAAAAACACTTCTTTCTCTAATACTGGGGAAACCTTTTCTATTACTCAAAGCTGGGGGAAAATTGATTTTGACTACTCGTATAAGGAGGGAGATTAGATGGCTCATCCTACAGAAGAAGAACTCCTTATACTCAATTCAATTATTTACACAGATGATTTTGCTAATCTAAATGTTCAAGACCGAAAGAGAAGTGTTTTTGATTGGGCTAATCAGTTTGATCTCAACAGTATCGATAATGACAATAAACCTGGTGAGATTTCTCAAAGCGAATTTCAAACAATCATTAACACGATTCAGAATAACCCAGATGTCTACCAAAATATGATTATCAAAGATATTGATAATTCTCAGTATGCAAATGAAAGCGGCTCACAGCGTGTAACGAATGCTGCTATCTCTTATGGCGATGATTTGATTGTTGTCTATAAAGGAACTGCTGGAGATATGGAATGGCGTGACAATGGAGAAGGTGGCTATTCAAATGTTGCTGATACAAAACAACAACAAATGGCGCTGACTTATTTTGACGAAATGATGGCAAAATTCAATGCAAACGGCAACCATAATATCTACGTAACGGGACACTCTAAAGGTGGTAATAAAGCACAATATATCGGTGTACTACGTGGAGATATGTTGGAACAAGTCTACGCATTTGATGGTCAGGGATTTGGGCAGGCATTTTTAAATAAGTATCGAGAACAAATCCGACAAAATAATGGAAAAATCACAAATATCAGTAATGAAT
This sequence is a window from Enterococcus wangshanyuanii. Protein-coding genes within it:
- a CDS encoding ClbS/DfsB family four-helix bundle protein, with the protein product MRTYETKEELIGEIRKRYEKFDEEFSEIPEARKDERMDEVDKTPSENLSYQLGWVNLVLHWEKEEQAGKHVETPAPGYKWNNLGGLYQSFYETYGSYTLVEQRQLLKKSVDELCAWLETLSNEELFEPGQRSWATTKAMWPIYKWVHINTVAPFTNFRTKIRKWKKVAVLK
- a CDS encoding MerR family transcriptional regulator produces the protein MFKISKFSELTNISPRMLRHYDKLDLLKPSIIDEENGYRYYTADQINLANRILSLKNIGIPLKKIPFLLENEVAQNSYLSKQRTILETELAEKRLQLAYLDLLTEKRAASANDAVNLPIETKFMHKKPVLSYRQTVTSYYQENELWEKLFSAIPKEDFAELGPSIAVFHNKENEPIDIEVMIGLSEKAAARYPNVTSFEPNLVASIVTNGAYSTMPTIHDDMATWLTLNEYVLADPIFNIYHSSPATEEREELFITEVCYPIKKVIHYSK
- a CDS encoding WXG100 family type VII secretion target, which gives rise to MKIRLEYPELERLSSQLHSQEEVFTQCIAELKRLIYSAPDSWEGKSADVYIAQFNELQPSFHQTRQIIELLQGQIKETMAIMKDQDDTLAGKLNF
- a CDS encoding helix-turn-helix domain-containing protein: MYTFFDRETRTKLSILRTLYINEHWCSTENLMDWTELDRRTILKYLKMLQEKAQENNHKTLLESKKGAGHRFVGTKVDYQILTLQLITSSVPFSFISDLYFLEGVDVTEFCEKHFVSETVIKKVINDINSFFSPYHIHLLTIKNIVTIEGEEIPIRYFGYIFFWGLFKGITWPFDSFISEKKVFHFLKEQFPDWRQTKKISRAQFAFMLAINIARIKNGHALSYEQLPPFTKELNQSVFFSANDQEEFTTSHYKFNTLFAMPEAEVDYFLLLAQTRVQMYLFNDFLSNALAFHKKNQTLTFEIYNLIHEEFSIAANVTDKETFDIITSLILSTCLAVILFPNFDTTITSYNYDNYLYQTYPFLKEEMEKKLRKISESVHLPFLTNQSLLIPRLCELYCLIGHPTDFNPEIRIKMETDLPIVMEKILSNQLYSTLSPFFRISFLSSIAPTEKVTPDLIIASTKIHGIEKSDIFVSYINPSFGTKDIKTIVDKVNLINTLKIEQEQHAKQSS
- a CDS encoding SPL family radical SAM protein, with the translated sequence MKMITAKTILMKSRTDEWFGTDYTMNLYKGCHHGCVYCDSRSDCYQIESFDEVRGKEYGIETLSRELTQKRLKGVVGTGSMSDPYNFFERKERLTLQALELFDHFGYGVSVATKSDLVTRDSQLLARIATHSPVNVSLSMSTADDGLARKIERSVSTPSQRFEAIRQLAADGIYTGILLMPVLPYLTDDWATIETIIMMAADAGAKYIYPLWGMTLRDRQKEHYFLFLKRYFPELVSLYKQTYGHRYFCEIQNQTEIKMKFQKLCREIGIEYRMDKIIENYQMPYQAIQGTLF